From Actinoplanes oblitus, a single genomic window includes:
- a CDS encoding thiolase domain-containing protein — MMRAAVLGTGQTHHRTRRTDVSMAGLCRKAIDRALADAGVDWPQIDAVVLGKAPDLFEGVMMPELFLAEALGAAGRPLLRVHTAGSVGGATANVATTLVRAGVHRRVLAVAFEKQSESNAMWALSIQPPFTAPIGAGAGGYFAPHLRAYIRRSHAPDHIGALVAVKDRRNGALNEYAHLRQPDITLESVRASPMLWDPIRYDETCPSSDGACALVIGDQAAAEASARPVAWIRATAMRTEPTFYAGKDHVNPRAGAEAARALWQAAGITDPLDQVDVAEIYVPFSWFEPMWLENLGFAEPGHGWKLVEAGETRIGGRLPVNPSGGVLCSNPIGASGMLRFAEAAMQVMGRAGEHQVAGARTALGHAYGGGSQFFSMWVVSSS; from the coding sequence ATGATGCGGGCGGCAGTGCTGGGGACCGGGCAGACGCATCATCGGACGCGGCGGACTGACGTGTCGATGGCCGGGCTGTGCCGGAAGGCGATCGACCGGGCGCTCGCCGACGCCGGGGTGGACTGGCCGCAGATCGACGCGGTGGTGCTGGGCAAGGCACCCGATCTGTTCGAGGGCGTGATGATGCCGGAGCTGTTCCTGGCCGAGGCGCTCGGCGCGGCCGGCCGTCCGCTGCTGCGGGTGCACACCGCCGGTTCGGTCGGCGGCGCCACCGCGAACGTGGCGACCACCCTGGTCCGGGCCGGGGTGCACCGCCGGGTCCTCGCTGTCGCGTTCGAGAAGCAGTCCGAGTCCAACGCCATGTGGGCGCTGTCGATCCAGCCGCCGTTCACCGCGCCGATCGGAGCCGGGGCGGGCGGCTACTTCGCACCGCACCTGCGCGCCTACATCCGCCGCTCGCACGCGCCGGACCACATCGGCGCGCTGGTCGCGGTCAAGGACCGCCGCAACGGCGCCCTCAACGAGTACGCCCACCTGCGCCAACCGGACATCACCCTGGAGTCGGTGCGGGCCTCGCCGATGCTCTGGGACCCGATCCGGTACGACGAGACCTGCCCCTCCTCGGACGGCGCCTGCGCGCTGGTGATCGGCGACCAGGCCGCGGCCGAGGCGTCGGCACGGCCGGTCGCGTGGATCCGGGCCACCGCGATGCGCACCGAGCCGACCTTCTACGCCGGCAAGGACCACGTGAACCCGCGCGCCGGTGCCGAGGCGGCGCGGGCGCTCTGGCAGGCGGCCGGGATCACCGACCCGCTCGACCAGGTCGACGTGGCCGAGATCTACGTGCCGTTCTCCTGGTTCGAGCCGATGTGGCTGGAGAACCTGGGCTTCGCCGAGCCCGGCCACGGCTGGAAACTCGTCGAGGCGGGCGAGACCCGGATCGGCGGCCGGCTGCCGGTCAACCCGTCCGGCGGGGTGCTCTGCTCCAATCCGATCGGCGCCTCCGGCATGCTCCGCTTCGCCGAGGCCGCCATGCAGGTGATGGGCCGGGCCGGCGAGCACCAGGTGGCGGGGGCACGGACGGCGCTCGGCCACGCGTACGGCGGCGGCTCACAGTTCTTCTCGATGTGGGTGGTCAGCAGTTCCTGA